One Candidatus Nitrososphaera evergladensis SR1 genomic window carries:
- a CDS encoding DNA-binding protein, whose amino-acid sequence MCWSGYYRKQQSQNDFPDSLAALALRALLNAKITKLAQLAKHTEDEILELHGMGPKAIGQLKIAMRKHGLSFAQSRKKYSPP is encoded by the coding sequence GTGTGCTGGTCTGGATACTACCGGAAACAACAGTCACAAAACGATTTTCCTGATAGCCTTGCTGCTCTTGCCCTTCGCGCCCTTCTCAATGCGAAAATTACCAAGCTTGCGCAACTCGCAAAGCACACCGAAGACGAGATTCTGGAACTTCACGGCATGGGGCCAAAGGCGATCGGCCAGCTCAAAATTGCCATGCGCAAACACGGTTTGTCGTTTGCGCAAAGTAGAAAGAAATATTCGCCGCCGTAG